From Daucus carota subsp. sativus chromosome 6, DH1 v3.0, whole genome shotgun sequence, the proteins below share one genomic window:
- the LOC108225344 gene encoding heavy metal-associated isoprenylated plant protein 39-like — MKKVVMKIELHDDKVKQKAMKIVSGLAGVDSISMDMKDKKLTVTGDIDPITIVAKLRKLCHTEILTVGPAKEPEKKKEDGKKEEPKKDDKKKDEGKKDDGKKKDDPVKAVPYPGYFVPPQQAYPAYYQQQHYAYNYQQQPQVPLQYYHNHRSAEEDPNSCVIC, encoded by the exons ATGAAG AAAGTTGTGATGAAAATTGAGTTGCATGATGACAAGGTGAAGCAAAAAGCCATGAAAATTGTATCTGGCCTCGCTG GGGTGGATTCAATTTCAATGGACATGAAAGACAAGAAACTAACAGTAACAGGGGACATAGATCCGATAACAATAGTGGCTAAACTGAGGAAGCTCTGCCACACAGAGATACTGACAGTGGGGCCAGCCAAGGAGCcagagaagaagaaagaagacgGTAAAAAAGAAGAGCCCAAGAAGGATGACAAGAAGAAAGATGAGGGTAAAAAAGATGACGGTAAAAAGAAAGATGATCCAGTAAAAGCTGTTCCCTACCCTGGTTATTTTGTACCACCACAACAAGCCTATCCAGCATATTATCAGCAGCAGCACTATGCTTATAATTATCAGCAGCAGCCTCAAGTGCCATTACAGTATTATCATAATCACAGAAGCGCAGAAGAGGATCCTAATTCTTGTGTTATTTGTTAa